A genome region from Halocatena salina includes the following:
- a CDS encoding alpha/beta hydrolase, producing the protein MMQDDSADVTGSTASPDEPTNSDSTKRSSPLTSQPLSRRTLLKGTASAAISVTGLAAVSGTAAAGSFGYECHHEPAQAPSWFGYLDPWSQSEHNLPNASNGLTIYIHGFQTGRQGAIDDGHEVWRHLRDLGYEGSSFSFIWPSGSSVTDWGTALENCDMVGTWLADYLHGRGWTGNNDKRVNLVCHSLGAKVALECLDYLAGVHNDWIDIVHFLGGAVYDRNVGGGYKPGIQQGCWHLHNWHSKDDPVLRDVYREIMDGKWPVGYKGIATGPKPDNYTDHATGMKQHCQYIDYKYGVVDDLAPTMLGLHQSK; encoded by the coding sequence ATGATGCAGGACGACTCCGCTGACGTGACCGGCAGTACAGCATCACCTGACGAACCGACGAACAGCGATTCTACCAAGAGATCATCCCCCTTGACGAGCCAACCACTGAGTCGGCGAACACTATTGAAGGGAACAGCATCGGCAGCTATCAGTGTGACTGGGTTGGCTGCAGTCAGTGGGACCGCAGCCGCGGGAAGCTTTGGGTATGAATGTCATCATGAACCAGCACAAGCACCAAGTTGGTTTGGATATCTCGATCCATGGTCCCAATCTGAACATAATTTGCCGAATGCCTCCAATGGCCTCACTATCTATATTCATGGATTCCAAACTGGCAGACAGGGGGCAATTGATGACGGACACGAAGTATGGAGACACCTGCGTGACTTAGGCTATGAAGGATCCAGCTTTTCCTTTATTTGGCCATCCGGTTCTTCGGTAACCGATTGGGGGACAGCCCTCGAAAATTGCGACATGGTTGGCACATGGCTCGCAGACTATCTGCATGGACGTGGCTGGACGGGAAACAATGATAAACGTGTTAATCTTGTCTGCCATTCACTTGGCGCAAAGGTGGCTCTAGAATGTCTCGATTATCTTGCGGGGGTCCATAACGATTGGATAGATATCGTACATTTCCTTGGTGGTGCTGTGTATGATCGGAATGTTGGTGGAGGTTACAAGCCCGGTATACAACAGGGATGTTGGCATCTGCACAACTGGCATAGCAAAGATGATCCCGTTCTTAGGGATGTCTACCGGGAGATTATGGATGGTAAGTGGCCAGTAGGATATAAAGGTATTGCCACTGGTCCAAAACCAGATAATTATACTGATCATGCAACAGGAATGAAACAGCACTGTCAGTACATTGATTATAAGTATGGTGTGGTAGACGATTTAGCACCCACTATGTTAGGATTGCATCAATCTAAATAA
- a CDS encoding ABC transporter ATP-binding protein: MSESSDFQVPNNIGNPLQHLIDQYTRSYTLRYGIAAIGMFFAQVPQRVPALVVGVALDAILFAETPYTLPFVPNSLIPIATEPQIQFTVGLLVAAYLLDTGLNWAAGRVSGTARYWTLHDIRVDTFDALVTHHLRFFDNRQTGDVMSVLNNDVSNLAQFSENVFRGISFLSQLLVAFGLMLTLQSQLAVLLLLMPIMLALLSRWYTTRVEPIYEEVRKSVGLVNARLEDSINGIATVKSFAREDDERAAVEAASKEYRDRKWSAIRLRLTFDLSSWTISSFAFIGLFAIGSYMALNGAPALLGDSLTAGALLTFLLYTKSFYQPVRQLMLEVLDSYENALASSKRIVAILESDRLDPAAGHDLQVNAGHVEYDTVSFSYAGADEQTLSGVDFTVEPGSLVGIVGPTGAGKSTIMKLLFRFYDPDDGTIRIDGTDICDVSQRSLREHLGYVSQDPFLFYGTIRENIAYGVDDTDQTAIEEVATLAGAHEFVTQLGAGYSTQVGERGGDLSGGQRQRIAIARALLRDPPILILDEATSHIDNETERQIQRSIDALAGDRTIFVIAHRLSTVRNADQIIVVEDGRIIECGTHESLLDDSGTYADLWRVQVGKTDSVSDTFLDTTVGNRSGFDGETEEVFR; this comes from the coding sequence ATGAGTGAGTCATCTGATTTTCAGGTTCCAAATAACATTGGAAACCCTCTCCAGCATCTGATCGACCAGTATACTCGGTCCTACACGCTCCGCTATGGTATCGCTGCTATCGGGATGTTCTTCGCGCAGGTGCCACAGCGAGTACCGGCACTGGTTGTTGGGGTTGCACTTGACGCGATACTGTTCGCCGAGACTCCGTACACGCTTCCCTTCGTTCCGAATAGTCTGATTCCGATCGCTACTGAACCGCAGATTCAGTTCACTGTTGGGCTGCTCGTCGCCGCGTATCTCCTCGATACTGGGCTGAATTGGGCTGCCGGGCGGGTCAGTGGAACTGCTCGCTACTGGACGCTACACGATATCCGCGTCGATACGTTCGATGCACTCGTCACTCATCATCTACGGTTTTTCGATAACCGGCAAACAGGTGACGTGATGAGCGTCCTCAACAACGACGTCAGTAATCTTGCCCAGTTTAGCGAGAACGTCTTTCGAGGGATCAGCTTTCTCTCCCAACTCCTCGTTGCTTTTGGGTTGATGCTGACGCTCCAATCCCAACTTGCGGTACTGCTCCTACTCATGCCAATCATGCTAGCACTTTTGAGTCGGTGGTATACGACCCGCGTCGAACCGATCTACGAGGAGGTCCGCAAAAGTGTCGGGTTGGTGAACGCCCGACTCGAGGATAGCATCAATGGTATTGCGACAGTCAAGAGCTTTGCTCGCGAGGACGACGAACGCGCGGCCGTCGAAGCAGCGTCAAAGGAATACCGGGATCGAAAGTGGTCGGCTATTCGGCTTCGACTCACGTTCGATCTCAGCAGTTGGACGATTTCGTCGTTCGCTTTCATCGGGTTATTCGCCATCGGCTCATACATGGCTCTCAACGGCGCTCCGGCACTGCTAGGTGATTCGCTGACAGCCGGGGCGCTTTTGACCTTCCTGTTGTACACCAAATCGTTCTACCAGCCAGTCCGACAGCTCATGCTCGAAGTGCTCGACAGCTATGAGAACGCGCTGGCATCGAGCAAACGCATCGTCGCCATCCTTGAAAGTGATCGTCTCGATCCCGCTGCCGGGCATGATTTGCAGGTCAATGCGGGGCACGTCGAGTACGATACCGTTTCGTTCAGTTACGCCGGTGCCGACGAACAAACGTTGTCTGGAGTAGATTTCACGGTCGAACCGGGGTCACTCGTCGGAATCGTCGGCCCAACCGGGGCCGGCAAGTCGACGATTATGAAGCTCCTCTTCCGGTTCTACGATCCTGACGACGGGACCATCAGGATCGACGGGACTGACATTTGTGACGTGTCGCAACGTAGTCTTCGGGAACACCTCGGTTACGTCTCGCAGGATCCATTCCTGTTCTACGGGACGATCCGTGAGAACATCGCGTACGGCGTCGACGATACCGATCAAACCGCCATAGAGGAAGTTGCAACTCTCGCCGGTGCACACGAATTCGTCACGCAGCTCGGCGCGGGCTACAGCACGCAGGTCGGCGAACGTGGTGGAGATCTGTCTGGTGGGCAACGTCAGCGGATCGCTATCGCTCGTGCCCTGCTTCGGGACCCTCCTATCCTCATCTTGGATGAGGCGACGAGCCACATCGACAACGAGACCGAACGACAGATCCAACGGAGCATCGATGCGCTCGCCGGTGATCGGACGATATTTGTAATCGCTCACCGGCTTTCGACCGTCCGTAACGCTGATCAAATCATCGTCGTTGAGGATGGTCGGATCATCGAATGTGGCACGCACGAGAGTCTTCTTGATGACAGTGGGACGTACGCGGACCTCTGGCGGGTACAGGTCGGCAAGACGGATTCGGTTTCAGACACATTCCTTGACACAACTGTCGGTAATCGGAGTGGCTTCGATGGAGAGACAGAGGAGGTGTTTCGATGA
- a CDS encoding ABC transporter ATP-binding protein has product MSVRDRIVAGTDEQQPLLTLVWKSKGNDLGYAGVGIVTSFVAQSLSSLDMFIIGLAFDAVFNDQAYTIPLFPNGWIPGNPTQQLVFTVALLTGIKLVDLGFGICSEWAFSLFAQRLLHRIRVDAFDTVQRLNMNFFDRHQTGDVMSVLNSDVNALERFLEFGPSLATTGLTILVSSLVYMALLNWQLMLISLTIAPVLFAINSWFGNRHEIRNDDVREETGRLNALLETNISGIQVVKAFSGERHETQRVSNLSDRHRVVNWHAHLVNVRHQPSMRLLAGAAFIVTLFIGTEWVIDGEFWVFSGTLTAGELIPFMYYTQALVRPVRFAAWFTGLYKGATSAAKRILSVQRMNPSRDEEKTDFINPDGHITYNNVSFSYPGTDEPVIHDINIEIEPGETVGFVGETGAGKSTLLKFLFAFYDPDDGTVRVDSTDVRDLSRTSLRRSIGYVAQDPFLFTGTIRENITYGVDETADDTIVAAAKAAGAHEFVSQLDDGYDAQVGERGVTLSGGQRQRLAIARVLLADPPMFVFDEATSHVDNRTEVLIQRSLDEVTADRTTLVVAHRLSTVRNTDRIVVLDSGEIIEQGTHEELLDRDGTYADLWNVQVGAVSE; this is encoded by the coding sequence ATGAGTGTCCGTGATCGAATCGTGGCCGGGACCGACGAGCAACAGCCACTCCTTACACTTGTCTGGAAGAGCAAGGGAAACGACCTCGGATATGCCGGCGTCGGTATCGTTACGTCGTTTGTTGCTCAGTCGTTGAGCAGCCTCGATATGTTCATCATCGGGTTAGCGTTCGATGCGGTATTCAACGATCAGGCATATACGATCCCGTTATTTCCAAACGGATGGATTCCAGGCAATCCGACTCAGCAGCTCGTCTTCACCGTCGCGCTTTTAACCGGAATCAAGCTCGTCGATTTGGGCTTTGGAATTTGCTCGGAGTGGGCATTCTCCTTGTTCGCACAGCGGCTACTCCACCGGATTCGCGTCGACGCGTTTGACACCGTCCAACGACTCAATATGAATTTTTTCGATCGTCACCAGACGGGCGATGTGATGAGCGTCCTCAACAGTGACGTGAACGCACTCGAACGGTTCTTGGAGTTCGGGCCCAGTCTCGCTACAACGGGACTCACGATACTAGTCAGTTCGCTCGTCTACATGGCACTGTTGAACTGGCAACTCATGCTCATTTCACTAACAATCGCTCCAGTTCTTTTCGCGATCAACAGCTGGTTTGGGAATCGACACGAGATCCGAAACGACGATGTCCGCGAAGAAACTGGCCGGTTGAATGCCCTCTTAGAGACGAATATCAGCGGTATTCAGGTAGTCAAAGCCTTCAGCGGCGAGCGCCACGAGACTCAGCGAGTCAGCAACCTATCTGACAGGCACCGAGTGGTGAACTGGCACGCCCACCTCGTCAATGTCCGTCACCAACCGTCAATGCGCCTCCTCGCTGGTGCTGCATTTATTGTCACACTGTTTATCGGGACCGAATGGGTTATCGATGGGGAATTTTGGGTCTTTTCGGGAACGCTCACTGCCGGTGAACTCATCCCATTCATGTACTACACCCAAGCTCTCGTCCGGCCGGTTCGTTTCGCCGCCTGGTTCACAGGATTGTACAAGGGAGCGACATCGGCAGCCAAACGAATACTCAGTGTCCAGCGTATGAACCCATCACGAGACGAAGAGAAGACAGATTTTATTAATCCAGACGGACATATCACATATAATAATGTCTCATTCAGCTACCCTGGCACCGACGAACCGGTGATTCATGACATAAATATCGAGATCGAACCAGGCGAGACAGTCGGATTTGTCGGCGAAACAGGAGCTGGGAAATCGACACTTCTCAAATTCTTATTCGCATTCTACGATCCGGACGACGGGACGGTTCGTGTGGATAGCACCGATGTACGCGATCTCTCACGAACATCGCTCCGACGCTCGATCGGCTACGTTGCGCAGGACCCTTTCCTCTTTACTGGAACGATCCGTGAAAACATCACATACGGGGTCGATGAGACTGCCGACGACACTATCGTTGCAGCTGCGAAAGCGGCGGGTGCACACGAGTTTGTCAGCCAGTTGGATGATGGGTATGATGCACAGGTGGGCGAACGTGGTGTGACGTTGTCGGGGGGACAGCGCCAACGGCTTGCCATCGCTCGGGTTCTCCTCGCGGATCCACCGATGTTTGTGTTCGATGAGGCGACGAGCCACGTGGATAACCGTACCGAGGTCCTTATCCAGCGGTCGCTTGATGAGGTGACCGCCGATCGGACCACGCTTGTCGTGGCCCATCGACTCTCAACTGTCCGCAATACCGACCGGATCGTCGTTCTCGATAGCGGCGAGATTATCGAGCAGGGGACACACGAGGAGCTTTTGGACCGTGATGGGACGTACGCGGACCTCTGGAACGTTCAGGTCGGGGCAGTCAGTGAGTAG
- a CDS encoding TetR/AcrR family transcriptional regulator, with protein sequence MSTAPETERRIREAAFRALVKHGYASLSLTDIGEELGQNPSIIYHYFDDKDDLLLSMIDVFVDIFVDERTEQPITDAEDELRMIIDQILHPQPDHVHKVMSSPPENIETAVSRVFVELWAHAIWDDDFRCETTEVENSLREILTRTIRTGMERGEFRSVNPELTAEHIFFLLKQGLHTHATTNRAAIDRVHTLVNQIVDELSTDKQSECLGA encoded by the coding sequence ATGAGTACTGCACCGGAGACAGAACGGCGCATTAGAGAAGCCGCATTTCGGGCACTCGTCAAACACGGATACGCAAGTCTCTCGCTTACAGACATTGGCGAAGAGCTGGGCCAAAACCCATCAATTATATATCATTATTTCGACGATAAGGACGATCTATTACTATCAATGATTGATGTATTTGTTGATATTTTCGTCGACGAACGAACAGAGCAGCCGATTACGGACGCTGAAGATGAGCTCAGGATGATAATCGATCAAATACTACATCCACAACCCGATCATGTACACAAGGTTATGTCATCTCCTCCTGAAAACATAGAAACAGCAGTTTCACGGGTGTTCGTCGAATTGTGGGCACACGCGATCTGGGATGATGACTTCCGTTGCGAAACGACAGAAGTAGAAAATAGCCTCCGAGAAATACTTACTCGGACAATCCGTACTGGAATGGAACGCGGAGAATTCCGATCGGTCAATCCAGAATTAACAGCGGAGCACATATTCTTCCTGCTCAAACAAGGGCTACACACACATGCGACGACGAACCGTGCTGCTATCGATCGCGTTCACACACTTGTGAACCAAATTGTAGATGAGTTGTCTACAGACAAGCAAAGCGAGTGCCTCGGGGCTTGA
- a CDS encoding cytochrome P450: MQSSDSVVGVGQPPAAIQSHSGQLSPFEWYAEMREKTPVCFDDQRETWDVFRFEDVNRVLRDHDAFTANRAFKDDTSSNDEDTGSILQTMITTDPPEHTRLRGFVDERFQPGTIREYQPRVENVTKRLLDDLEGNEAFDFVDEFAIPLPVIVIAELLGIPAERRDQFKAWSDALVARPEETTQAELQRIQQERQRAQQEMGRYFATLLAERQGSDGDDLITLIANAEDLSRGEKVGFCILLLLAGNITTTNLLTNAIWTLEEQEMTNAVRTGDVDREQTVEEVLRYRSPIQSLKRIAIKDVELNGRSIQTGDVVTLWLGAANRDPAIFDSPETFRSERKPNRHIAFGTGVHFCLGAHLARMEADVALKQLLARFDRLDADLSDLEPLNSLYGLESLPCEVHRNTLSGE, from the coding sequence ATGCAGTCTTCCGATTCAGTTGTTGGGGTGGGCCAGCCGCCAGCAGCCATCCAAAGCCACAGCGGACAGCTTTCACCGTTCGAGTGGTACGCCGAGATGCGTGAGAAGACCCCCGTTTGTTTCGACGATCAGCGAGAGACGTGGGATGTCTTCCGGTTTGAGGATGTCAATCGTGTGCTCAGGGATCACGACGCGTTCACTGCGAACCGCGCCTTTAAAGATGACACATCCAGCAACGACGAAGACACCGGATCGATACTGCAGACAATGATCACGACCGATCCACCCGAGCACACACGACTTCGAGGGTTCGTCGACGAACGGTTCCAACCGGGAACGATACGGGAATACCAGCCTCGCGTGGAGAACGTGACGAAGAGACTTTTAGACGATCTCGAAGGGAACGAAGCGTTCGACTTCGTCGATGAGTTTGCGATTCCACTTCCCGTCATCGTCATCGCCGAATTGTTAGGAATCCCCGCTGAACGGCGTGATCAGTTCAAGGCGTGGTCGGATGCGCTTGTAGCACGTCCTGAGGAAACCACCCAGGCGGAGTTACAACGAATACAACAGGAACGGCAACGGGCCCAACAAGAGATGGGACGATATTTCGCAACGCTACTGGCAGAGCGACAGGGCAGCGATGGCGACGACTTGATCACGCTCATTGCGAACGCGGAGGACTTATCTAGGGGAGAAAAAGTCGGGTTCTGTATCCTCCTCCTCCTAGCGGGTAACATCACCACGACGAATCTCCTCACCAATGCGATCTGGACCCTCGAAGAACAGGAGATGACGAACGCTGTTCGGACAGGAGACGTTGACCGGGAACAGACCGTCGAAGAAGTGCTTCGATATCGGTCTCCGATTCAATCATTGAAACGTATCGCCATCAAAGATGTCGAGTTAAACGGCCGGTCTATCCAGACCGGAGATGTCGTCACACTCTGGCTGGGTGCTGCGAACCGCGATCCAGCGATCTTCGATTCTCCTGAGACATTCCGGTCCGAGCGGAAGCCAAACCGACACATTGCATTCGGTACTGGGGTACACTTCTGTCTGGGCGCACATCTGGCACGCATGGAAGCGGATGTAGCCCTGAAACAACTCCTCGCTCGCTTCGACCGACTGGATGCGGATCTCTCGGATTTAGAGCCGTTGAACAGCCTTTACGGTCTCGAATCCCTTCCCTGTGAAGTGCACAGGAATACCCTGTCTGGGGAATAG
- a CDS encoding cytochrome P450 — MVGAQTPVLDEQYLVVEARRKRELVERVDIEVLLDRFLSLEDRFAPLANVEDVARFALAVGPNALGNYKTTFTIKLTAFPKPPISMEMQANPNPELDEKLPTEIDSIEAQRNPYSWYKEMRETNPIRYDENRKRWDVFRYDDVERILTNHETFISSKISDIDPVGAFGARVFGDTDLPDHQRQRGAVDDFFRPGKLRDFRPELRTKVDKLLDQVLETGSAIDVANELSTPITVWSITEILGVPSDHTDQLTELVTEVLDTTEAEPMTITVDGKTFGPGGHDVMEAYFKYLLDKRARDPKDGVISRIAQADDLSEEEQYWMTIFLYSAGVETSAKSIDIALWTFAEEDVYSQLRDGKINQKLAFEESLRYRTALQSMAGRSPVEDVEINGTIIPEGDQICLWVGSANRDERKFDDPDEFDPKRKPNPHISFGKGLHYCLGAPLALLEGDIVIEAITDRVKSIECAVEFDELQPGFNPRIYGFDEVPMHFYT; from the coding sequence GTGGTAGGAGCCCAAACCCCAGTCCTCGACGAACAGTATCTCGTCGTAGAGGCACGACGAAAACGGGAGCTCGTAGAACGTGTTGACATAGAAGTCCTGCTTGACCGCTTTCTCTCCCTCGAAGACCGTTTTGCCCCCCTTGCCAACGTAGAAGACGTCGCTCGGTTCGCACTGGCGGTCGGCCCGAACGCTCTTGGGAATTACAAAACTACATTCACAATAAAACTTACAGCTTTCCCGAAACCGCCTATTAGTATGGAAATGCAGGCGAATCCAAACCCTGAGCTAGATGAAAAACTTCCTACTGAAATCGATTCCATCGAGGCCCAGCGCAATCCGTACTCTTGGTACAAGGAGATGCGAGAGACCAACCCGATTCGATACGACGAGAACCGCAAACGGTGGGACGTGTTTCGCTACGACGATGTCGAGCGTATCCTCACGAACCATGAGACGTTCATCTCATCAAAGATATCTGATATCGATCCGGTCGGAGCCTTCGGCGCGAGGGTCTTCGGCGACACGGACCTACCCGACCACCAACGGCAGCGAGGGGCCGTTGACGACTTCTTCCGGCCGGGGAAACTGCGGGACTTCCGTCCGGAACTCCGAACGAAGGTCGACAAACTACTCGACCAAGTGTTGGAAACCGGCAGTGCCATCGACGTTGCCAACGAATTGTCCACGCCGATCACCGTTTGGTCGATCACCGAGATTCTTGGTGTCCCAAGCGACCACACAGATCAACTCACGGAACTCGTGACCGAAGTCCTGGATACCACGGAAGCCGAGCCGATGACCATCACGGTGGACGGCAAAACGTTCGGTCCCGGAGGGCACGATGTAATGGAGGCGTATTTCAAGTATCTACTCGATAAGCGCGCCCGAGACCCAAAAGATGGCGTCATTTCGAGGATCGCACAGGCGGACGACCTATCGGAAGAAGAACAGTATTGGATGACGATCTTTCTGTACTCTGCCGGCGTCGAGACGTCAGCAAAAAGTATCGACATCGCCCTCTGGACGTTCGCGGAAGAGGATGTGTACTCCCAACTCCGAGACGGCAAGATCAACCAGAAACTGGCATTCGAGGAATCGCTCCGGTATCGGACGGCACTCCAGTCGATGGCGGGCCGCTCTCCCGTCGAAGATGTCGAAATAAACGGGACGATAATCCCAGAAGGAGACCAGATCTGTCTATGGGTCGGGTCGGCGAACCGGGACGAACGGAAGTTCGATGATCCCGATGAGTTCGACCCCAAACGCAAACCGAATCCCCACATTTCGTTCGGCAAGGGACTCCACTACTGTCTCGGTGCACCACTAGCGTTACTCGAAGGTGACATCGTCATTGAAGCTATTACAGACCGCGTCAAGTCGATCGAATGCGCGGTTGAGTTCGATGAACTGCAGCCGGGGTTCAATCCGCGGATCTACGGATTCGACGAAGTACCGATGCACTTCTACACGTGA
- a CDS encoding IclR family transcriptional regulator gives MAGRSATDGGVKSDETLFSIIEALQSGAWTGVSEIAREIDVANSTVHRHLQSLLTHEFVVEHNGRYRLGYRFLELGGAVRSSDDLVNQVRPVVTDLATETGETVHFIIEEHGRGIVVYHEAGANATPVVVSTGARFPLHTSAAGKAIMAELSDERIHDIVDRHGLNALTDRTITDEEKLFAELETVHEQGIAFNRGENNEVARGVGAAIIRPNGEVLGGLTIVGPPHRMSGERFEEEIPALIHSTCQEFEVLVTHL, from the coding sequence ATGGCTGGACGATCTGCGACAGACGGGGGAGTGAAATCCGACGAGACGCTCTTTTCGATCATCGAGGCGTTGCAATCGGGGGCGTGGACCGGCGTCTCGGAGATCGCTAGAGAGATCGACGTAGCCAACAGCACCGTACACCGTCACTTGCAGTCGCTGCTGACCCATGAGTTCGTCGTTGAGCACAACGGTCGGTACCGGCTGGGCTATCGGTTCCTAGAACTTGGAGGAGCAGTTAGGTCGAGCGACGACCTCGTCAATCAGGTTCGACCGGTGGTTACCGATCTCGCGACAGAAACCGGCGAGACAGTTCACTTCATTATCGAGGAGCACGGCCGTGGGATCGTTGTCTATCATGAGGCAGGAGCGAACGCTACCCCTGTAGTCGTTTCTACCGGGGCACGCTTTCCTCTACATACCAGTGCTGCGGGCAAAGCGATCATGGCCGAGCTCTCGGACGAACGCATACACGACATCGTCGATCGACACGGCCTCAACGCGCTCACAGACCGGACCATCACGGACGAGGAAAAGCTGTTTGCGGAGTTGGAGACGGTCCACGAGCAAGGTATCGCGTTCAATCGTGGTGAGAACAACGAGGTGGCCCGCGGCGTGGGGGCCGCGATCATCCGGCCGAACGGCGAGGTCCTCGGCGGCCTGACCATCGTGGGCCCCCCTCACCGAATGTCGGGCGAACGCTTTGAGGAGGAGATTCCAGCGTTGATTCACAGCACTTGTCAGGAGTTCGAGGTTCTCGTTACCCACCTGTAG
- a CDS encoding SDR family NAD(P)-dependent oxidoreductase, which produces MRGLDGKTAVVTGAGSGIGRATAQRFAEEGVSVVIADIDTDSGHKTAKLIDDDGGEATFVEADVTDPASVEAMVDVAVDTYGGLDFAHNNAGILTSFEDVTDVDEAAWDRLLDINLKGVWTCLRAELPVMVEHGGGAIVNTASESGLVGMPGLASYSASKHGVVGLTKTVALEYATRGVRINAIAPGPTETNIATNLKMADDVESLPFSMDAMTEVPMDRGAKPAEMAGVVAFLCSEDASYVTGHTVPVDGGQAAD; this is translated from the coding sequence ATGAGAGGACTTGATGGGAAGACAGCTGTAGTTACTGGTGCTGGATCGGGTATCGGCCGCGCGACTGCCCAGCGGTTCGCTGAGGAAGGGGTATCGGTTGTGATCGCGGACATCGATACCGATAGCGGCCACAAGACGGCCAAACTGATCGATGACGACGGCGGTGAGGCGACGTTTGTCGAAGCTGATGTTACCGATCCGGCGTCGGTCGAGGCCATGGTCGATGTCGCCGTCGACACCTATGGCGGTTTAGATTTCGCGCACAACAACGCCGGCATCCTCACGAGCTTTGAAGACGTCACCGACGTTGACGAGGCCGCGTGGGATCGTCTGCTCGACATCAACCTGAAGGGTGTCTGGACGTGTCTGCGGGCGGAGCTTCCCGTCATGGTTGAGCACGGCGGTGGAGCAATCGTCAACACAGCCTCGGAATCCGGATTGGTCGGCATGCCTGGACTGGCGAGTTATTCGGCCAGTAAGCACGGCGTCGTCGGTCTCACGAAAACGGTCGCTTTGGAGTATGCCACACGAGGCGTCCGAATCAATGCCATCGCACCGGGACCCACCGAGACGAACATCGCTACGAACCTGAAAATGGCTGATGACGTCGAATCGCTGCCCTTTAGCATGGACGCGATGACCGAGGTACCGATGGATCGCGGCGCGAAACCGGCGGAGATGGCCGGCGTCGTCGCTTTCCTCTGTTCGGAGGACGCCAGCTACGTCACTGGCCACACCGTCCCCGTTGACGGGGGTCAGGCTGCGGACTAA